Proteins found in one Armatimonadota bacterium genomic segment:
- the hemB gene encoding porphobilinogen synthase produces MFPRTRLRRLRRTPAIRTLVRETQLQVSDLVLPLFVVPGRGVRKEISSMPGNYHLSVDELGRVVECVTEAGVPAVLLFGLPEAKDDLGSEAWAETGVVQRAVAEIKRLAPDLCVITDVCLCEYTSHGHCGQLDDQGNLLNDATLDLLSRVAVSHAQSGADIVAPSDMMDGRVGAIRSALDDAGLTQTAILSYAVKYASGFYGPFREAADSAPQFGDRSAYQMDPANAREALREAALDIDEGADLIMVKPALSYLDVIRTVADTFPVPVAAYNVSGEFAMVKAAAERGWIDERRVALEILTSIKRAGAHIILTYHALDVARWLKEQAGC; encoded by the coding sequence TTGTTCCCCCGAACTCGCTTGCGCCGGCTCAGGCGCACCCCGGCTATCCGCACCTTGGTCCGAGAGACACAGCTGCAGGTGTCAGACCTGGTCCTGCCCCTGTTCGTGGTGCCCGGTCGAGGCGTTCGCAAGGAAATCAGTTCCATGCCCGGCAACTATCACCTGTCTGTTGACGAACTCGGGCGGGTCGTCGAGTGCGTCACGGAAGCGGGAGTTCCCGCCGTGCTGCTGTTTGGTCTCCCGGAAGCGAAAGATGACCTCGGGAGCGAAGCCTGGGCCGAGACAGGCGTGGTGCAGCGGGCAGTTGCTGAGATCAAGCGACTTGCGCCCGATCTGTGCGTCATCACCGACGTCTGCCTTTGTGAGTATACGAGCCACGGACACTGCGGACAACTCGATGATCAGGGCAATCTGCTGAATGATGCCACCCTGGACTTGCTTTCCCGCGTCGCAGTCTCCCACGCTCAGTCCGGTGCGGACATCGTGGCTCCCTCTGACATGATGGATGGACGTGTCGGCGCCATCCGCAGCGCCCTGGACGACGCCGGGCTGACACAGACCGCCATCCTGTCCTATGCGGTCAAGTACGCTTCCGGCTTCTACGGACCGTTCCGCGAGGCGGCAGACTCCGCCCCGCAGTTCGGTGACCGCAGCGCATATCAGATGGACCCTGCCAATGCCCGCGAAGCCCTGCGCGAGGCAGCCCTGGACATCGACGAGGGCGCCGACCTGATCATGGTCAAGCCGGCTTTGTCCTACCTGGACGTTATCCGCACCGTCGCGGACACATTCCCGGTGCCTGTCGCCGCGTATAATGTTAGCGGCGAATTCGCTATGGTCAAGGCCGCTGCGGAACGAGGTTGGATCGACGAGCGCAGAGTGGCCCTCGAGATACTGACATCGATCAAACGGGCCGGCGCCCACATCATTCTCACATACCACGCGCTTGATGTTGCTCGCTGGCTCAAGGAGCAGGCCGGATGCTGA
- a CDS encoding bifunctional precorrin-2 dehydrogenase/sirohydrochlorin ferrochelatase: MSHGFPISLRVDGQRCLVVGGGRIAERKINSLLRAGAMVRVVARDPSPMVRQLAGDGTLELHVRDYSHPDLDDVFLVIVATDDAALNATVSEECRRRRLLVNVVDQPALCNFYVSAQIERGPVSISVSTGGTAPALAKHLRILLESVVGEEHGHLAELMGELRPEVLAKFDRQSDRAAAWQRLLQSDILDRLRQGVTDSAREHARELMGLNS; encoded by the coding sequence CAACGATGCCTCGTCGTTGGTGGGGGCCGAATTGCGGAGCGCAAGATCAACTCGCTGCTCAGAGCCGGAGCCATGGTTCGCGTGGTGGCGCGTGACCCGTCCCCGATGGTGCGACAACTGGCCGGTGACGGAACCCTCGAGCTGCACGTGCGCGATTACAGTCATCCCGATCTCGACGACGTCTTCCTGGTGATTGTGGCCACGGATGATGCGGCTCTGAATGCCACTGTCTCCGAGGAATGCAGGCGACGCAGACTGCTCGTGAACGTGGTTGACCAGCCGGCCCTTTGCAACTTCTATGTCTCCGCCCAGATCGAACGGGGCCCGGTGTCCATCTCCGTCTCCACAGGCGGCACCGCGCCGGCCCTCGCCAAACATTTGCGTATTCTGCTTGAGAGCGTGGTCGGCGAAGAGCACGGGCACCTGGCCGAACTCATGGGTGAGCTCCGCCCTGAAGTGCTGGCAAAGTTTGACCGGCAATCCGACCGAGCCGCCGCCTGGCAGCGTCTCCTGCAGTCTGACATCCTGGACCGATTGCGGCAGGGCGTCACCGACAGCGCGCGGGAGCATGCCCGGGAACTGATGGGTCTCAACAGTTAG